In bacterium, a single genomic region encodes these proteins:
- a CDS encoding beta-galactosidase, giving the protein MRHFAIPILLLMAAGLLLAQDKPESLVLNGDFEGAPLWSLSAGARRVPRAGGGMCLEVPGGRSASQEIPTDGLSGTFSVACDVRAENVVPTGGPGYAYVAVYQLDAAGNLAAYHDFGQVTGTQDWRRFAWTFALAPQAATISLRCGVYNASGTAWFDNWTLVPGNRAMAIEEVAQSSLGGRPAEPTAAILREPGLPATGAASSPERLGKLLGQAGLRVEYLSAAEMADRRRLQPRHYALVALPCGASFPAVARRALIDYLHLGGSFISTGGYAFNRLLLQQDGRWVEEKDVLAAQVEEALKHTVLPDGGFERATDAAPIGGTALDATWRRDGTSCTIVSEQPQEGHACARVVVPADRRHEQRWYLDMPPPKGGACRVSGWMRSDSVTGTGMAYLAVYEYAGDKLVQWRDFGVARGTTPWKQYTHDFNPAPGTTRLHLKMGLYQASGTAWFDNLRLSVLGDAKPTPMSTATGRPGDGLGVAPSQIGAFDASFPLRRVARLQPGAEQYLFPTGGSLTAPLSGWAAAGVQGYDNARWVELLEGRDRFGRPRGAAGALMLHYNGYFSGSMWAFFGVENRDLFDGTSPWLDTGLVNTARFIARGLFLRNLKTDLALYRQGEPVKYQVAVQNQGTSPQTCDVNVLIYRDGGRTPDGAAAWRVTVPAGGSEVVEGTWSPKEFASDLYQVRVRLLQDRQPLDAMASGFMVQSPQAIAKGPELRFHDNYLHLGGQPLFVFGSDTYSNSYRSACENPWTWHLDHVAARDFGFNLYENLQFVNPGWTYSEADWRQFEAMAQSCQREGLVFMPCQLCGHDVAIGDKALEQQANECQAYAEHMRPYPGLLYYLNGDFQLTRKDTENLTALWNGWLGDKYGSAGTLKASWGDEMYGEWGKLAYPPPPAAGWASTRAADVARFEVGLTRRWVQRHVQAIRARDTDHPITSEYYQQPYGGLDLILSIGDQDLSNIGYFRLPNEDIEYLPLHLRLNDLRVRGKSVSLGEYGVKTHPAWSVENGAGGYHIVRTEEQQKELFMAVACYGLAMGASKVQNWCLRDASENCFPWGVFYPNGRVPKDVAYWHRNLSLVWRFLRPKYVPAEVTVLQPDSLRLGNQSQLAVTAVFSSFRTLLGLSANFNVLNEQNADALTPATKLLIWPAPYCPDDQTYQRVLQWVRQGGKLLVTGDLSYNWDRKRTRAARLTELCGVEHVRELAAPPQRGPEAQRATPNGQDVDLRPCLEARPTTARVLGVGVYRNKVGAGEVTYCADPLELDATSEGKTTLAALYASVLPAPNTSPGELLPAQCECHTISQPLQGGGTFMLKYPLAPLPGDSIRYPAFRATDVAGQAVAVSMPPSQASDAHVMILSLDRRPVPQARALLVAPLSAGKLPRLADSTLREPVLVLGDLENGKWHTLETRPGAQAVVLDEDTMTCLILVCEKAEVSKWTALVEQAATRPWEVKGY; this is encoded by the coding sequence ATGCGACACTTTGCTATCCCTATTCTGCTGTTGATGGCTGCCGGCCTGCTGCTCGCGCAGGACAAACCCGAGTCGCTGGTGCTCAACGGCGACTTCGAGGGCGCCCCCCTGTGGTCCCTGTCGGCCGGGGCGCGGCGGGTGCCCCGAGCCGGGGGCGGCATGTGCCTGGAGGTCCCCGGCGGCCGCAGCGCCAGCCAGGAGATCCCCACCGACGGCCTCAGCGGTACGTTCTCAGTCGCGTGCGACGTCCGCGCCGAGAACGTCGTGCCTACCGGCGGCCCCGGGTATGCCTATGTGGCGGTCTACCAGCTAGACGCTGCGGGTAACCTGGCGGCCTACCACGACTTCGGACAGGTCACCGGCACGCAGGACTGGCGGCGCTTCGCGTGGACGTTCGCGCTGGCGCCACAGGCGGCGACGATCAGCCTGCGCTGCGGCGTCTACAACGCCTCTGGCACCGCCTGGTTCGACAACTGGACGCTGGTGCCGGGGAACCGGGCGATGGCCATCGAGGAGGTCGCGCAGTCGTCCCTGGGCGGCAGGCCGGCTGAGCCCACCGCGGCCATCCTGCGGGAGCCGGGCCTGCCTGCCACGGGCGCTGCCTCCAGCCCCGAGCGCCTCGGAAAGCTGCTGGGGCAGGCGGGGCTGCGCGTCGAGTATCTGTCGGCGGCTGAGATGGCTGACCGGCGACGGCTGCAGCCCCGGCACTACGCTCTCGTCGCCCTACCGTGCGGTGCCTCCTTCCCGGCAGTCGCCCGCCGGGCACTGATTGACTACCTGCACCTGGGCGGCAGCTTCATCTCCACTGGCGGCTACGCCTTCAACCGTCTGCTGCTGCAGCAAGATGGGCGTTGGGTGGAGGAGAAGGACGTCCTGGCCGCGCAGGTCGAGGAGGCCTTGAAGCACACCGTCTTGCCCGACGGCGGCTTCGAGCGCGCGACCGATGCCGCCCCCATCGGCGGCACCGCACTCGATGCCACCTGGCGGCGCGACGGCACGAGTTGCACAATCGTCAGTGAACAGCCGCAGGAGGGTCATGCCTGCGCCCGGGTGGTCGTGCCGGCCGACAGGCGCCACGAGCAACGCTGGTACCTCGACATGCCTCCGCCCAAGGGGGGAGCCTGCCGCGTGAGCGGCTGGATGCGCAGCGACAGCGTCACCGGCACCGGCATGGCCTACCTCGCGGTGTACGAATATGCCGGCGACAAGCTAGTGCAGTGGCGCGACTTCGGCGTGGCCCGCGGGACCACTCCCTGGAAACAGTACACCCACGACTTCAACCCCGCCCCCGGCACCACTCGCCTGCACCTCAAGATGGGCCTGTACCAGGCCTCCGGCACCGCCTGGTTCGACAACCTGCGCCTTTCGGTGCTGGGGGACGCCAAGCCCACACCGATGAGCACGGCCACCGGCCGTCCCGGTGACGGCCTTGGCGTGGCCCCCTCGCAGATCGGCGCCTTCGACGCGTCGTTCCCGCTGCGCCGAGTGGCAAGGCTGCAGCCCGGCGCGGAGCAGTACCTCTTCCCCACCGGTGGCTCGCTGACAGCCCCGCTGTCGGGCTGGGCCGCGGCCGGCGTTCAGGGCTATGACAACGCACGCTGGGTGGAGCTGCTCGAGGGGCGGGACCGCTTCGGCCGCCCGCGCGGAGCTGCGGGCGCCTTGATGCTGCACTACAACGGTTACTTCTCCGGCTCCATGTGGGCGTTCTTTGGGGTAGAGAACCGTGACCTGTTCGATGGCACGTCGCCGTGGCTGGACACTGGGTTGGTCAACACTGCGCGCTTCATCGCGCGCGGTCTGTTCCTGCGCAACCTCAAGACCGACCTTGCGCTCTACAGGCAAGGCGAGCCGGTCAAGTACCAGGTGGCGGTGCAGAACCAGGGCACGTCGCCGCAGACGTGCGATGTCAATGTCCTGATCTACAGGGATGGTGGCAGGACGCCCGACGGTGCCGCGGCCTGGCGCGTGACAGTGCCCGCCGGAGGCAGCGAGGTCGTCGAGGGGACCTGGTCGCCCAAGGAGTTCGCGAGCGACCTCTACCAGGTGCGGGTGAGGCTGCTGCAAGACCGACAGCCGCTCGACGCGATGGCGAGCGGCTTCATGGTCCAGTCGCCGCAGGCCATTGCGAAGGGGCCGGAGCTGCGCTTCCACGACAACTACCTACACCTGGGTGGCCAGCCGCTCTTCGTGTTCGGCAGCGACACGTACTCCAACAGCTACCGGAGCGCCTGTGAGAACCCGTGGACATGGCACCTGGACCACGTGGCGGCCCGGGACTTCGGCTTCAACCTCTACGAGAACCTGCAGTTCGTCAACCCCGGCTGGACGTACAGCGAAGCGGACTGGCGGCAGTTCGAGGCCATGGCGCAGTCGTGCCAGCGCGAGGGCCTGGTGTTCATGCCGTGCCAGCTCTGCGGCCACGACGTCGCTATTGGCGACAAAGCCTTGGAGCAACAGGCGAACGAGTGCCAGGCCTATGCCGAGCACATGAGACCGTACCCCGGGCTCCTCTACTACCTCAACGGCGACTTCCAGCTCACCCGTAAGGACACCGAGAACCTGACGGCGCTGTGGAATGGATGGCTTGGCGACAAGTACGGCTCCGCCGGGACCCTGAAGGCCTCCTGGGGCGACGAAATGTATGGCGAGTGGGGCAAGCTCGCCTATCCCCCACCCCCGGCCGCCGGGTGGGCCAGTACGCGGGCGGCCGATGTCGCGCGCTTCGAGGTCGGGCTGACCCGCCGCTGGGTGCAGCGCCACGTCCAGGCGATCAGAGCGCGAGACACGGACCACCCCATCACCTCGGAGTACTACCAGCAGCCCTACGGCGGCCTGGACCTGATCCTCTCCATTGGCGATCAGGATCTGTCGAACATCGGGTACTTCCGCCTGCCGAACGAGGACATCGAGTACCTACCCCTGCACCTGCGCCTCAATGACCTGCGCGTGCGTGGCAAGTCCGTCTCGCTGGGTGAGTATGGCGTGAAGACCCACCCGGCCTGGAGCGTCGAGAACGGTGCCGGAGGCTACCACATCGTGCGCACCGAGGAGCAGCAGAAGGAGCTGTTCATGGCCGTCGCCTGCTACGGGCTGGCCATGGGCGCGAGCAAGGTGCAGAACTGGTGCCTCCGCGACGCCTCGGAGAACTGCTTTCCCTGGGGTGTCTTCTACCCCAACGGCCGTGTGCCCAAGGACGTGGCCTACTGGCACCGCAACCTGAGCCTCGTCTGGCGCTTCCTGCGTCCGAAGTATGTCCCCGCCGAGGTGACCGTGCTACAGCCGGACAGCCTGCGTCTGGGGAACCAGAGCCAACTCGCGGTGACCGCCGTCTTCAGCAGCTTCCGCACGCTGCTCGGCCTCAGCGCCAACTTCAACGTGCTCAATGAGCAGAACGCGGATGCACTCACGCCGGCGACGAAGCTGCTCATCTGGCCCGCGCCGTACTGCCCGGACGACCAGACATACCAGCGCGTGCTGCAGTGGGTGCGCCAGGGGGGCAAGCTCCTGGTGACGGGCGATCTCTCGTACAACTGGGACCGCAAGCGCACGCGAGCGGCGCGGCTGACGGAGCTGTGCGGCGTGGAACACGTGAGGGAGTTGGCGGCGCCCCCTCAGCGAGGGCCGGAAGCACAGCGGGCGACGCCCAACGGGCAGGACGTGGACCTACGCCCCTGCCTCGAGGCGAGACCGACTACGGCACGGGTGCTGGGCGTCGGTGTCTACCGCAACAAGGTCGGCGCGGGTGAGGTGACGTACTGCGCGGATCCGCTGGAGCTGGACGCTACTTCTGAAGGCAAGACGACGCTGGCGGCGCTGTACGCCTCCGTCCTGCCAGCTCCGAACACTTCGCCTGGGGAACTCCTGCCCGCCCAGTGTGAGTGCCACACGATTAGCCAGCCACTGCAGGGCGGCGGAACGTTCATGCTCAAGTACCCGCTGGCGCCGCTGCCGGGGGACAGCATTCGCTACCCGGCCTTCAGGGCTACCGATGTGGCAGGGCAGGCTGTCGCCGTGTCCATGCCGCCATCTCAGGCGTCTGACGCGCATGTGATGATCCTGTCACTGGACCGCAGGCCGGTCCCGCAGGCCCGAGCGCTGCTGGTGGCGCCACTGTCGGCGGGCAAGCTCCCACGACTGGCAGACAGCACGCTGCGGGAACCCGTGCTGGTGCTGGGAGACCTCGAGAACGGCAAGTGGCACACGCTGGAGACGCGCCCCGGAGCACAGGCCGTCGTCCTGGACGAGGACACGATGACCTGCCTCATCCTGGTCTGCGAGAAGGCGGAAGTGAGTAAGTGGACGGCTCTCGTCGAGCAGGCGGCGACACGGCCGTGGGAGGTGAAGGGGTACTGA
- a CDS encoding DUF1080 domain-containing protein has product MERPSLPTAVACLLLLAWALSSAAAAPSSFPAPEPLHIGVAGDYPDGLDGVLAVRGLPHERIFPWELADPAVLKQYDLLLLSSPVATRGDLDPALRGWVAAGGRAYIEVWAGMRGPCPFADLVFVGGNTPLQADTLLSAAESPILAGLDRALPINTFHLQGTFLRPLRPEAKVLAQFCPDGGGTPYPYGVAAIALPYGQGEIVYSGSPLSFCCFHRGPTTEPFLMNIIGYLARGRAVARLTTGAPEPEEATGAPPPTGMMPGQSAESAAKPPPGLVLVEAEAEDPYNVGLTIKPPPRPSDQPAAIVLDAHYSPRGQLQRPALWLVLTREGLTLRAGATAKSPALASARWQPPAQATPLLIRRRAGSVAVTVGENELLRATTTVAPGGAIAAASGCVSLMQAHYQPVAPPDFADDFMRDPGDPSPWTTVSGQWRVVGLGNEEQSVNGFYLQGTGATEALTATGDSWWENYAASVAARLDGDGAAGLCALRQDNGDYVAFTADSSRQASAALKLVQVRGQKETVLAQKAGGIAPGQWVRLTIRVQGDRTEGLLDGQPVLRASHREVRGGGIGLLMRGGGARFDDAMVQAATEALTSPRHEGSPAADVPPSLGPQDALTWANAAAAWTASAERPSLLWHEGQFGTLTCSLRLEPVSEPALRRLILAPSSAAPEAEWLTLTAEALPGTRQVQVVLQAPGQAAAEKHVEAAETGRLVLSREGERITVTWNKQPLLRTTCAAPLPCVGLEVMGPPLPVEGVRVTGPQVRDYMFGVAPVDWQVSAGTWEVASRWACDNRWSWFAGWGYGDFATWNKHRIDGDVAMEYTMGIKMQAPGGSETTRCRDLNAVLCGDMTNPRTGYSFIVGGDGGVKTQLLRNGAVVAEAPDMRVPGGYGIHHEWFRVRVARIGHRVEMDFEGRPVFRYNDPEPLLGGFVGLWSRDNGILVPRVTIYQ; this is encoded by the coding sequence ATGGAACGCCCATCCCTGCCGACCGCTGTCGCGTGTCTCCTGCTGCTCGCCTGGGCGCTGAGCAGCGCCGCGGCTGCCCCTTCGTCCTTCCCCGCACCCGAGCCACTGCACATTGGCGTGGCCGGCGACTACCCGGACGGGCTGGACGGCGTGCTGGCAGTACGGGGGCTGCCGCATGAGCGCATCTTCCCATGGGAGTTGGCTGACCCGGCGGTGCTGAAGCAGTACGACCTGCTACTGCTGTCGTCGCCGGTCGCGACGCGCGGGGACCTAGATCCGGCTCTGCGTGGCTGGGTAGCGGCCGGCGGGCGAGCGTACATCGAGGTCTGGGCGGGGATGCGGGGCCCCTGCCCCTTCGCGGACCTCGTCTTTGTCGGCGGGAATACGCCGCTGCAGGCGGACACGCTCCTCTCAGCCGCGGAGAGCCCCATCCTCGCCGGGCTGGACCGCGCGCTGCCGATCAACACGTTCCATCTGCAGGGCACGTTTCTCCGGCCGTTGCGACCCGAGGCGAAGGTGCTGGCGCAGTTCTGCCCTGACGGCGGCGGCACGCCGTACCCGTACGGGGTGGCGGCCATCGCCCTGCCGTACGGGCAAGGCGAGATCGTCTATTCGGGCTCACCTTTGTCGTTCTGTTGCTTCCATCGGGGCCCAACCACCGAGCCATTCCTCATGAACATCATCGGCTATCTGGCTCGTGGCCGCGCCGTCGCCCGTCTGACGACGGGCGCGCCCGAGCCTGAGGAAGCGACCGGGGCGCCGCCGCCGACGGGAATGATGCCGGGGCAGAGCGCCGAGAGCGCCGCCAAGCCTCCGCCCGGACTGGTGCTGGTGGAGGCGGAGGCAGAAGACCCCTACAATGTGGGGCTCACGATCAAGCCCCCACCGCGTCCGAGTGACCAGCCGGCGGCCATCGTCCTCGACGCGCACTACAGCCCTCGGGGCCAGCTCCAGCGGCCGGCGCTCTGGTTGGTGCTGACCAGAGAAGGCCTAACGCTGCGGGCCGGGGCGACGGCGAAGTCACCCGCGTTGGCTTCAGCGAGGTGGCAGCCCCCCGCCCAGGCCACGCCACTGCTGATTCGGCGACGCGCTGGCAGTGTAGCGGTGACGGTGGGCGAGAACGAACTGCTGCGAGCGACGACGACCGTGGCCCCAGGCGGGGCCATCGCTGCCGCCAGTGGCTGCGTCAGTCTGATGCAGGCCCACTACCAGCCCGTGGCGCCGCCCGACTTCGCCGATGACTTCATGCGTGACCCCGGAGACCCCAGCCCCTGGACCACGGTGAGCGGACAGTGGCGGGTCGTTGGCCTGGGCAATGAGGAGCAGTCCGTCAATGGCTTCTACCTGCAGGGCACCGGGGCAACCGAGGCGCTGACGGCGACAGGCGACAGCTGGTGGGAGAACTACGCGGCCAGCGTGGCGGCCCGGCTCGACGGTGACGGGGCGGCCGGGTTGTGCGCGCTACGGCAGGACAACGGTGACTACGTGGCCTTCACCGCGGACTCGTCGCGGCAGGCTTCGGCGGCACTGAAGCTCGTGCAGGTGCGCGGGCAAAAGGAGACGGTGCTGGCCCAGAAGGCCGGGGGCATCGCGCCCGGGCAATGGGTGCGGCTCACGATCCGCGTGCAGGGGGACAGGACCGAGGGCCTACTCGACGGTCAACCGGTGCTGCGGGCCTCGCACCGTGAAGTGCGCGGCGGGGGGATCGGGCTGCTCATGCGCGGCGGCGGCGCGCGCTTCGATGACGCGATGGTGCAGGCGGCCACGGAGGCGCTGACATCGCCACGGCATGAGGGGTCGCCGGCCGCAGATGTGCCGCCCTCGTTGGGGCCGCAGGATGCGCTGACATGGGCCAATGCGGCAGCGGCCTGGACGGCCTCGGCAGAACGGCCGTCGCTGCTCTGGCATGAGGGGCAGTTTGGCACCCTCACGTGCTCGCTGCGCCTGGAGCCGGTATCGGAGCCCGCGTTGCGGCGTCTGATCCTGGCGCCATCGTCGGCAGCCCCGGAGGCGGAGTGGCTGACCCTCACAGCGGAGGCGCTGCCCGGCACCAGGCAGGTGCAGGTGGTGCTGCAAGCTCCCGGCCAAGCGGCGGCGGAGAAGCACGTGGAGGCGGCAGAGACCGGGCGCCTGGTCCTGTCCCGAGAAGGCGAGCGGATCACCGTCACGTGGAACAAGCAGCCGCTGCTACGCACGACTTGCGCAGCCCCGCTGCCCTGTGTTGGCCTGGAAGTCATGGGGCCACCCCTGCCGGTGGAGGGCGTGCGCGTCACCGGCCCGCAGGTGCGAGACTACATGTTCGGCGTCGCGCCGGTGGACTGGCAGGTGTCAGCCGGCACGTGGGAGGTCGCCTCACGCTGGGCATGCGACAACCGCTGGTCATGGTTCGCCGGTTGGGGCTACGGCGACTTCGCGACGTGGAACAAGCACCGTATAGACGGCGATGTGGCGATGGAGTACACGATGGGGATAAAAATGCAGGCGCCGGGCGGGTCCGAGACCACGCGCTGCCGCGACCTGAATGCGGTTCTGTGCGGTGACATGACCAACCCACGTACCGGCTATAGCTTCATCGTGGGGGGCGATGGCGGCGTCAAGACACAACTGCTCCGCAACGGTGCGGTTGTGGCGGAGGCGCCCGACATGCGCGTGCCGGGTGGCTACGGCATCCATCACGAGTGGTTCCGGGTGCGTGTGGCGCGCATCGGGCACCGGGTGGAGATGGACTTCGAGGGCCGCCCCGTATTCCGCTACAACGACCCCGAGCCGCTGCTTGGTGGCTTCGTGGGCCTGTGGAGCCGTGACAACGGCATCCTCGTGCCGCGGGTGACGATCTACCAGTAG